The Antennarius striatus isolate MH-2024 chromosome 20, ASM4005453v1, whole genome shotgun sequence genome includes a region encoding these proteins:
- the mak gene encoding serine/threonine-protein kinase MAK isoform X4, which yields MNRYTTLKQLGDGTYGSVLMGRSNESGELVAIKRMKRKFYSWEECMNLREVKSLKKLNHANVVKLKEVIRENDHLYFVFEYMKENLYQLMKDRENKMFSENEIRNIMFQVLSGLVFVHKHGFFHRDMKPENLLCMGPELVKIADFGLAREIRSKPPYTDYVSTRWYRAPEVLLRSSTYSSPIDLWAVGCIMAELYSLRPLFPGNSEVDEIFKICQVLGTVKKTDWPEGHQLASAMNFRFPQCVPTHLKTLIPNASNEAIALMKDLLQWDPKKRPTAVQALRYQYFQVGQILGPRPQSQEVKKVPTRPLAQKQASEPKMDAQQSSSESKTSASSTRSQKLQHHQPLQQIPLPQIDNKPGDLSHGKAAPVGRDNTITGGGMGVVKNSRRRWGQTVSKTTDSWEESDPSETAASNSKKPSLGNAEEGRDPVELRPQPKEQKPLYSFSTVTKLPNNVKIGQIDSNLPGSAARQHYLSQSRYLPGLIGKNQTSAAEKELRGMTLRDLWENSSNTVLGPIGGGLSVTRAGAVENTSNSADSPPEKTYFKERILEKLDLSKGNFVSAKYNLSGAYMPSFQKKEVGSVGQRIQLAPLVGQQNYEGWRKRVDRTQMEGSSYSALGKTSGNLLTRAPAVQPIHGRVDWASKYGGNR from the exons ATGAATCGCTACACCACCCTGAAGCAGCTGGGGGATGGCACCTATGGCAGTGTGCTAATGGGGAGAAGTAATGAGTCGGGAGAACTGGTGGCTATCAagag AATGAAGAGGAAGTTTTATTCATGGGAAGAATGTATGAACCTGAGAGAGGTGAAG TCACTGAAGAAGCTTAACCACGCAAATGTGGTGAAACTGAAGGAGGTCATCAGAGAGAATGATCACCTCTACTTTGTCTTTGAGTATATGAAGGAGAACCTCTATCAGCTTATGAAGGACAG AGAGAATAAGATGTTCTCAGAGAATGAAATTAGGAACATCATGTTTCAAGTGCTTTCTGGGTTGGTTTTTGTGCATAAGCATG GTTTCTTTCACCGGGACATGAAGCCAGAGAATCTCCTGTGTATGGGTCCAGAACTGGTTAAAATAGCAGATTTTGGCCTGGCCAGAGAGATCCGCTCCAAACCTCCCTATACAGATTACGTATCAACTAGATG GTACCGGGCTCCAGAAGTCCTGCTCCGGTCATCCACCTACAGCTCTCCTATTGATCTGTGGGCTGTGGGTTGCATCATGGCTGAACTCTACAGTCTCAGACCTCTATTCCCTGGGAACAGTGAAGTCGATGAGATCTTCAAGATCTGCCAAGTCCTTGGTACAGTCAAAAAG ACGGATTGGCCGGAGGGTCATCAACTGGCTTCTGCTATGAACTTTCGCTTCCCTCAATGTGTGCCGACACACCTGAAGACCCTCATCCCTAATGCTAGCAATGAGGCTATTGCCCTGATGAAGGACCTGCTGCAGTGGGATCCCAAAAAAAGACCCACTGCTGTACAG GCGTTGCGTTACCAGTATTTCCAGGTGGGTCAGATCTTAGGCCCTCGTCCGCAGAGCCAGGAGGTCAAGAAGGTCCCGACTAGGCCGCTAGCACAGAAACAGGCCTCAGAGCCCAAGATGGATGCCCAGCAGTCCTCCTCTGAGTCCAAAACCTCTGCATCCTCCACCAGAAGCCAGAAGCTGCAGCATCACCAGCCTCTCCAGCAGATCCCCCTTCCCCAAATAGACAATAAACCAGGAGACCTCAGCCATGGG AAAGCAGCACCAGTGGGCAGGGATAACACCATTACTGGTGGTGGGATGGGGGTGGTGAAGAACAGCCGTCGCCGCTGGGGACAGACAGTAAGCAAGACCACAGACAGCTGGGAAGAATCTGACCCGTCAGAAACCGCAGCCTCCAACTCGAAGAAACCCAGCCTGGGGAACGCGGAGGAGGGGAGGGACCCAGTGGAGCTCCGCCCACA ACCCAAAGAGCAGAAACCTCTATATTCCTTCAGCACGGTTACTAAGTTACCCAACAATGTTAAAATTGGACAAATTGACTCCAATCTCCCAGGATCTGCTGCACGGCAGCACTACCTGAGCCAGTCAAGATACTTACCAG GCTTGATTGGGAAGAACCAGACCTCTGCTGCAGAAAAGGAGTTGAGGGGAATGACACTGCGTGACCTTTGGGAGAACTCTTCCAACACTGTACTCGGCCCTATTGGAGGAGGATTGTCTGTCACCAGAGCCGGTGCAG TAGAGAACACCTCTAATTCTGCAGATAGCCCACCagagaaaacatattttaaagagAGAATACTGGAAAAACTCGATCTCTCTAAAG GCAATTTTGTGAGCGCCAAATACAACCTGTCTGGTGCATATATGCCTTCATTCCAAAAGAAAGAGGTGGGCTCAGTGGGACAGAGAATCCAGCTTGCCCCCTTGGTTGGCCAGCAAA ATTACGAGGGCTGGAGGAAAAGGGTGGACAGGACACAGATGGAGGGGAGCAGCTACTCAGCGCTGGGGAAAACCTCTGGGAACCTCCTGACCAGAGCTCCTGCTGTACAGCCTATCCATGGCAGGGTGGACTGGGCCTCCAAATATGGTGGAAATCGCTAG
- the mak gene encoding serine/threonine-protein kinase MAK isoform X6: MNRYTTLKQLGDGTYGSVLMGRSNESGELVAIKRMKRKFYSWEECMNLREVKSLKKLNHANVVKLKEVIRENDHLYFVFEYMKENLYQLMKDRRKLFPESVIRNISFQILQGLSFIHKHGFFHRDMKPENLLCMGPELVKIADFGLAREIRSKPPYTDYVSTRWYRAPEVLLRSSTYSSPIDLWAVGCIMAELYSLRPLFPGNSEVDEIFKICQVLGTVKKTDWPEGHQLASAMNFRFPQCVPTHLKTLIPNASNEAIALMKDLLQWDPKKRPTAVQALRYQYFQVGQILGPRPQSQEVKKVPTRPLAQKQASEPKMDAQQSSSESKTSASSTRSQKLQHHQPLQQIPLPQIDNKPGDLSHGKAAPVGRDNTITGGGMGVVKNSRRRWGQTVSKTTDSWEESDPSETAASNSKKPSLGNAEEGRDPVELRPQPKEQKPLYSFSTVTKLPNNVKIGQIDSNLPGSAARQHYLSQSRYLPGLIGKNQTSAAEKELRGMTLRDLWENSSNTVLGPIGGGLSVTRAGAVENTSNSADSPPEKTYFKERILEKLDLSKGNFVSAKYNLSGAYMPSFQKKEVGSVGQRIQLAPLVGQQNYEGWRKRVDRTQMEGSSYSALGKTSGNLLTRAPAVQPIHGRVDWASKYGGNR, translated from the exons ATGAATCGCTACACCACCCTGAAGCAGCTGGGGGATGGCACCTATGGCAGTGTGCTAATGGGGAGAAGTAATGAGTCGGGAGAACTGGTGGCTATCAagag AATGAAGAGGAAGTTTTATTCATGGGAAGAATGTATGAACCTGAGAGAGGTGAAG TCACTGAAGAAGCTTAACCACGCAAATGTGGTGAAACTGAAGGAGGTCATCAGAGAGAATGATCACCTCTACTTTGTCTTTGAGTATATGAAGGAGAACCTCTATCAGCTTATGAAGGACAG aagaaaattGTTTCCTGAGTCAGTGATACGAAATATAAGCTTTCAGATTTTGCAAGGCCTGTCATTTATTCACAAACATG GTTTCTTTCACCGGGACATGAAGCCAGAGAATCTCCTGTGTATGGGTCCAGAACTGGTTAAAATAGCAGATTTTGGCCTGGCCAGAGAGATCCGCTCCAAACCTCCCTATACAGATTACGTATCAACTAGATG GTACCGGGCTCCAGAAGTCCTGCTCCGGTCATCCACCTACAGCTCTCCTATTGATCTGTGGGCTGTGGGTTGCATCATGGCTGAACTCTACAGTCTCAGACCTCTATTCCCTGGGAACAGTGAAGTCGATGAGATCTTCAAGATCTGCCAAGTCCTTGGTACAGTCAAAAAG ACGGATTGGCCGGAGGGTCATCAACTGGCTTCTGCTATGAACTTTCGCTTCCCTCAATGTGTGCCGACACACCTGAAGACCCTCATCCCTAATGCTAGCAATGAGGCTATTGCCCTGATGAAGGACCTGCTGCAGTGGGATCCCAAAAAAAGACCCACTGCTGTACAG GCGTTGCGTTACCAGTATTTCCAGGTGGGTCAGATCTTAGGCCCTCGTCCGCAGAGCCAGGAGGTCAAGAAGGTCCCGACTAGGCCGCTAGCACAGAAACAGGCCTCAGAGCCCAAGATGGATGCCCAGCAGTCCTCCTCTGAGTCCAAAACCTCTGCATCCTCCACCAGAAGCCAGAAGCTGCAGCATCACCAGCCTCTCCAGCAGATCCCCCTTCCCCAAATAGACAATAAACCAGGAGACCTCAGCCATGGG AAAGCAGCACCAGTGGGCAGGGATAACACCATTACTGGTGGTGGGATGGGGGTGGTGAAGAACAGCCGTCGCCGCTGGGGACAGACAGTAAGCAAGACCACAGACAGCTGGGAAGAATCTGACCCGTCAGAAACCGCAGCCTCCAACTCGAAGAAACCCAGCCTGGGGAACGCGGAGGAGGGGAGGGACCCAGTGGAGCTCCGCCCACA ACCCAAAGAGCAGAAACCTCTATATTCCTTCAGCACGGTTACTAAGTTACCCAACAATGTTAAAATTGGACAAATTGACTCCAATCTCCCAGGATCTGCTGCACGGCAGCACTACCTGAGCCAGTCAAGATACTTACCAG GCTTGATTGGGAAGAACCAGACCTCTGCTGCAGAAAAGGAGTTGAGGGGAATGACACTGCGTGACCTTTGGGAGAACTCTTCCAACACTGTACTCGGCCCTATTGGAGGAGGATTGTCTGTCACCAGAGCCGGTGCAG TAGAGAACACCTCTAATTCTGCAGATAGCCCACCagagaaaacatattttaaagagAGAATACTGGAAAAACTCGATCTCTCTAAAG GCAATTTTGTGAGCGCCAAATACAACCTGTCTGGTGCATATATGCCTTCATTCCAAAAGAAAGAGGTGGGCTCAGTGGGACAGAGAATCCAGCTTGCCCCCTTGGTTGGCCAGCAAA ATTACGAGGGCTGGAGGAAAAGGGTGGACAGGACACAGATGGAGGGGAGCAGCTACTCAGCGCTGGGGAAAACCTCTGGGAACCTCCTGACCAGAGCTCCTGCTGTACAGCCTATCCATGGCAGGGTGGACTGGGCCTCCAAATATGGTGGAAATCGCTAG
- the mak gene encoding serine/threonine-protein kinase MAK isoform X2, whose amino-acid sequence MNRYTTLKQLGDGTYGSVLMGRSNESGELVAIKRMKRKFYSWEECMNLREVKSLKKLNHANVVKLKEVIRENDHLYFVFEYMKENLYQLMKDRRKLFPESVIRNISFQILQGLSFIHKHGFFHRDMKPENLLCMGPELVKIADFGLAREIRSKPPYTDYVSTRWYRAPEVLLRSSTYSSPIDLWAVGCIMAELYSLRPLFPGNSEVDEIFKICQVLGTVKKTDWPEGHQLASAMNFRFPQCVPTHLKTLIPNASNEAIALMKDLLQWDPKKRPTAVQALRYQYFQVGQILGPRPQSQEVKKVPTRPLAQKQASEPKMDAQQSSSESKTSASSTRSQKLQHHQPLQQIPLPQIDNKPGDLSHGKAAPVGRDNTITGGGMGVVKNSRRRWGQTVSKTTDSWEESDPSETAASNSKKPSLGNAEEGRDPVELRPQPKEQKPLYSFSTVTKLPNNVKIGQIDSNLPGSAARQHYLSQSRYLPGLIGKNQTSAAEKELRGMTLRDLWENSSNTVLGPIGGGLSVTRAGAVENTSNSADSPPEKTYFKERILEKLDLSKGNFVSAKYNLSGAYMPSFQKKEVGSVGQRIQLAPLVGQQINLSSSPDNQKNKPKLAKAKPLSNSCFSETNEDYEGWRKRVDRTQMEGSSYSALGKTSGNLLTRAPAVQPIHGRVDWASKYGGNR is encoded by the exons ATGAATCGCTACACCACCCTGAAGCAGCTGGGGGATGGCACCTATGGCAGTGTGCTAATGGGGAGAAGTAATGAGTCGGGAGAACTGGTGGCTATCAagag AATGAAGAGGAAGTTTTATTCATGGGAAGAATGTATGAACCTGAGAGAGGTGAAG TCACTGAAGAAGCTTAACCACGCAAATGTGGTGAAACTGAAGGAGGTCATCAGAGAGAATGATCACCTCTACTTTGTCTTTGAGTATATGAAGGAGAACCTCTATCAGCTTATGAAGGACAG aagaaaattGTTTCCTGAGTCAGTGATACGAAATATAAGCTTTCAGATTTTGCAAGGCCTGTCATTTATTCACAAACATG GTTTCTTTCACCGGGACATGAAGCCAGAGAATCTCCTGTGTATGGGTCCAGAACTGGTTAAAATAGCAGATTTTGGCCTGGCCAGAGAGATCCGCTCCAAACCTCCCTATACAGATTACGTATCAACTAGATG GTACCGGGCTCCAGAAGTCCTGCTCCGGTCATCCACCTACAGCTCTCCTATTGATCTGTGGGCTGTGGGTTGCATCATGGCTGAACTCTACAGTCTCAGACCTCTATTCCCTGGGAACAGTGAAGTCGATGAGATCTTCAAGATCTGCCAAGTCCTTGGTACAGTCAAAAAG ACGGATTGGCCGGAGGGTCATCAACTGGCTTCTGCTATGAACTTTCGCTTCCCTCAATGTGTGCCGACACACCTGAAGACCCTCATCCCTAATGCTAGCAATGAGGCTATTGCCCTGATGAAGGACCTGCTGCAGTGGGATCCCAAAAAAAGACCCACTGCTGTACAG GCGTTGCGTTACCAGTATTTCCAGGTGGGTCAGATCTTAGGCCCTCGTCCGCAGAGCCAGGAGGTCAAGAAGGTCCCGACTAGGCCGCTAGCACAGAAACAGGCCTCAGAGCCCAAGATGGATGCCCAGCAGTCCTCCTCTGAGTCCAAAACCTCTGCATCCTCCACCAGAAGCCAGAAGCTGCAGCATCACCAGCCTCTCCAGCAGATCCCCCTTCCCCAAATAGACAATAAACCAGGAGACCTCAGCCATGGG AAAGCAGCACCAGTGGGCAGGGATAACACCATTACTGGTGGTGGGATGGGGGTGGTGAAGAACAGCCGTCGCCGCTGGGGACAGACAGTAAGCAAGACCACAGACAGCTGGGAAGAATCTGACCCGTCAGAAACCGCAGCCTCCAACTCGAAGAAACCCAGCCTGGGGAACGCGGAGGAGGGGAGGGACCCAGTGGAGCTCCGCCCACA ACCCAAAGAGCAGAAACCTCTATATTCCTTCAGCACGGTTACTAAGTTACCCAACAATGTTAAAATTGGACAAATTGACTCCAATCTCCCAGGATCTGCTGCACGGCAGCACTACCTGAGCCAGTCAAGATACTTACCAG GCTTGATTGGGAAGAACCAGACCTCTGCTGCAGAAAAGGAGTTGAGGGGAATGACACTGCGTGACCTTTGGGAGAACTCTTCCAACACTGTACTCGGCCCTATTGGAGGAGGATTGTCTGTCACCAGAGCCGGTGCAG TAGAGAACACCTCTAATTCTGCAGATAGCCCACCagagaaaacatattttaaagagAGAATACTGGAAAAACTCGATCTCTCTAAAG GCAATTTTGTGAGCGCCAAATACAACCTGTCTGGTGCATATATGCCTTCATTCCAAAAGAAAGAGGTGGGCTCAGTGGGACAGAGAATCCAGCTTGCCCCCTTGGTTGGCCAGCAAA TCaatctttcttcctctcctgataatcaaaaaaacaaaccaaaacttgCAAAGGCCAAGCCCCTATCCAACTCATGTTTCAGTGAAACTAATGAAG ATTACGAGGGCTGGAGGAAAAGGGTGGACAGGACACAGATGGAGGGGAGCAGCTACTCAGCGCTGGGGAAAACCTCTGGGAACCTCCTGACCAGAGCTCCTGCTGTACAGCCTATCCATGGCAGGGTGGACTGGGCCTCCAAATATGGTGGAAATCGCTAG
- the mak gene encoding serine/threonine-protein kinase MAK isoform X1, with product MNRYTTLKQLGDGTYGSVLMGRSNESGELVAIKRMKRKFYSWEECMNLREVKSLKKLNHANVVKLKEVIRENDHLYFVFEYMKENLYQLMKDRENKMFSENEIRNIMFQVLSGLVFVHKHGFFHRDMKPENLLCMGPELVKIADFGLAREIRSKPPYTDYVSTRWYRAPEVLLRSSTYSSPIDLWAVGCIMAELYSLRPLFPGNSEVDEIFKICQVLGTVKKTDWPEGHQLASAMNFRFPQCVPTHLKTLIPNASNEAIALMKDLLQWDPKKRPTAVQALRYQYFQVGQILGPRPQSQEVKKVPTRPLAQKQASEPKMDAQQSSSESKTSASSTRSQKLQHHQPLQQIPLPQIDNKPGDLSHGKAAPVGRDNTITGGGMGVVKNSRRRWGQTVSKTTDSWEESDPSETAASNSKKPSLGNAEEGRDPVELRPQPKEQKPLYSFSTVTKLPNNVKIGQIDSNLPGSAARQHYLSQSRYLPGLIGKNQTSAAEKELRGMTLRDLWENSSNTVLGPIGGGLSVTRAGAVENTSNSADSPPEKTYFKERILEKLDLSKGNFVSAKYNLSGAYMPSFQKKEVGSVGQRIQLAPLVGQQINLSSSPDNQKNKPKLAKAKPLSNSCFSETNEDYEGWRKRVDRTQMEGSSYSALGKTSGNLLTRAPAVQPIHGRVDWASKYGGNR from the exons ATGAATCGCTACACCACCCTGAAGCAGCTGGGGGATGGCACCTATGGCAGTGTGCTAATGGGGAGAAGTAATGAGTCGGGAGAACTGGTGGCTATCAagag AATGAAGAGGAAGTTTTATTCATGGGAAGAATGTATGAACCTGAGAGAGGTGAAG TCACTGAAGAAGCTTAACCACGCAAATGTGGTGAAACTGAAGGAGGTCATCAGAGAGAATGATCACCTCTACTTTGTCTTTGAGTATATGAAGGAGAACCTCTATCAGCTTATGAAGGACAG AGAGAATAAGATGTTCTCAGAGAATGAAATTAGGAACATCATGTTTCAAGTGCTTTCTGGGTTGGTTTTTGTGCATAAGCATG GTTTCTTTCACCGGGACATGAAGCCAGAGAATCTCCTGTGTATGGGTCCAGAACTGGTTAAAATAGCAGATTTTGGCCTGGCCAGAGAGATCCGCTCCAAACCTCCCTATACAGATTACGTATCAACTAGATG GTACCGGGCTCCAGAAGTCCTGCTCCGGTCATCCACCTACAGCTCTCCTATTGATCTGTGGGCTGTGGGTTGCATCATGGCTGAACTCTACAGTCTCAGACCTCTATTCCCTGGGAACAGTGAAGTCGATGAGATCTTCAAGATCTGCCAAGTCCTTGGTACAGTCAAAAAG ACGGATTGGCCGGAGGGTCATCAACTGGCTTCTGCTATGAACTTTCGCTTCCCTCAATGTGTGCCGACACACCTGAAGACCCTCATCCCTAATGCTAGCAATGAGGCTATTGCCCTGATGAAGGACCTGCTGCAGTGGGATCCCAAAAAAAGACCCACTGCTGTACAG GCGTTGCGTTACCAGTATTTCCAGGTGGGTCAGATCTTAGGCCCTCGTCCGCAGAGCCAGGAGGTCAAGAAGGTCCCGACTAGGCCGCTAGCACAGAAACAGGCCTCAGAGCCCAAGATGGATGCCCAGCAGTCCTCCTCTGAGTCCAAAACCTCTGCATCCTCCACCAGAAGCCAGAAGCTGCAGCATCACCAGCCTCTCCAGCAGATCCCCCTTCCCCAAATAGACAATAAACCAGGAGACCTCAGCCATGGG AAAGCAGCACCAGTGGGCAGGGATAACACCATTACTGGTGGTGGGATGGGGGTGGTGAAGAACAGCCGTCGCCGCTGGGGACAGACAGTAAGCAAGACCACAGACAGCTGGGAAGAATCTGACCCGTCAGAAACCGCAGCCTCCAACTCGAAGAAACCCAGCCTGGGGAACGCGGAGGAGGGGAGGGACCCAGTGGAGCTCCGCCCACA ACCCAAAGAGCAGAAACCTCTATATTCCTTCAGCACGGTTACTAAGTTACCCAACAATGTTAAAATTGGACAAATTGACTCCAATCTCCCAGGATCTGCTGCACGGCAGCACTACCTGAGCCAGTCAAGATACTTACCAG GCTTGATTGGGAAGAACCAGACCTCTGCTGCAGAAAAGGAGTTGAGGGGAATGACACTGCGTGACCTTTGGGAGAACTCTTCCAACACTGTACTCGGCCCTATTGGAGGAGGATTGTCTGTCACCAGAGCCGGTGCAG TAGAGAACACCTCTAATTCTGCAGATAGCCCACCagagaaaacatattttaaagagAGAATACTGGAAAAACTCGATCTCTCTAAAG GCAATTTTGTGAGCGCCAAATACAACCTGTCTGGTGCATATATGCCTTCATTCCAAAAGAAAGAGGTGGGCTCAGTGGGACAGAGAATCCAGCTTGCCCCCTTGGTTGGCCAGCAAA TCaatctttcttcctctcctgataatcaaaaaaacaaaccaaaacttgCAAAGGCCAAGCCCCTATCCAACTCATGTTTCAGTGAAACTAATGAAG ATTACGAGGGCTGGAGGAAAAGGGTGGACAGGACACAGATGGAGGGGAGCAGCTACTCAGCGCTGGGGAAAACCTCTGGGAACCTCCTGACCAGAGCTCCTGCTGTACAGCCTATCCATGGCAGGGTGGACTGGGCCTCCAAATATGGTGGAAATCGCTAG
- the mak gene encoding serine/threonine-protein kinase MAK isoform X5: protein MNRYTTLKQLGDGTYGSVLMGRSNESGELVAIKRMKRKFYSWEECMNLREVKSLKKLNHANVVKLKEVIRENDHLYFVFEYMKENLYQLMKDRENKMFSENEIRNIMFQVLSGLVFVHKHGFFHRDMKPENLLCMGPELVKIADFGLAREIRSKPPYTDYVSTRWYRAPEVLLRSSTYSSPIDLWAVGCIMAELYSLRPLFPGNSEVDEIFKICQVLGTVKKTDWPEGHQLASAMNFRFPQCVPTHLKTLIPNASNEAIALMKDLLQWDPKKRPTAVQALRYQYFQVGQILGPRPQSQEVKKVPTRPLAQKQASEPKMDAQQSSSESKTSASSTRSQKLQHHQPLQQIPLPQIDNKPGDLSHGKAAPVGRDNTITGGGMGVVKNSRRRWGQTVSKTTDSWEESDPSETAASNSKKPSLGNAEEGRDPVELRPQPKEQKPLYSFSTVTKLPNNVKIGQIDSNLPGSAARQHYLSQSRYLPGLIGKNQTSAAEKELRGMTLRDLWENSSNTVLGPIGGGLSVTRAGAGNFVSAKYNLSGAYMPSFQKKEVGSVGQRIQLAPLVGQQNYEGWRKRVDRTQMEGSSYSALGKTSGNLLTRAPAVQPIHGRVDWASKYGGNR, encoded by the exons ATGAATCGCTACACCACCCTGAAGCAGCTGGGGGATGGCACCTATGGCAGTGTGCTAATGGGGAGAAGTAATGAGTCGGGAGAACTGGTGGCTATCAagag AATGAAGAGGAAGTTTTATTCATGGGAAGAATGTATGAACCTGAGAGAGGTGAAG TCACTGAAGAAGCTTAACCACGCAAATGTGGTGAAACTGAAGGAGGTCATCAGAGAGAATGATCACCTCTACTTTGTCTTTGAGTATATGAAGGAGAACCTCTATCAGCTTATGAAGGACAG AGAGAATAAGATGTTCTCAGAGAATGAAATTAGGAACATCATGTTTCAAGTGCTTTCTGGGTTGGTTTTTGTGCATAAGCATG GTTTCTTTCACCGGGACATGAAGCCAGAGAATCTCCTGTGTATGGGTCCAGAACTGGTTAAAATAGCAGATTTTGGCCTGGCCAGAGAGATCCGCTCCAAACCTCCCTATACAGATTACGTATCAACTAGATG GTACCGGGCTCCAGAAGTCCTGCTCCGGTCATCCACCTACAGCTCTCCTATTGATCTGTGGGCTGTGGGTTGCATCATGGCTGAACTCTACAGTCTCAGACCTCTATTCCCTGGGAACAGTGAAGTCGATGAGATCTTCAAGATCTGCCAAGTCCTTGGTACAGTCAAAAAG ACGGATTGGCCGGAGGGTCATCAACTGGCTTCTGCTATGAACTTTCGCTTCCCTCAATGTGTGCCGACACACCTGAAGACCCTCATCCCTAATGCTAGCAATGAGGCTATTGCCCTGATGAAGGACCTGCTGCAGTGGGATCCCAAAAAAAGACCCACTGCTGTACAG GCGTTGCGTTACCAGTATTTCCAGGTGGGTCAGATCTTAGGCCCTCGTCCGCAGAGCCAGGAGGTCAAGAAGGTCCCGACTAGGCCGCTAGCACAGAAACAGGCCTCAGAGCCCAAGATGGATGCCCAGCAGTCCTCCTCTGAGTCCAAAACCTCTGCATCCTCCACCAGAAGCCAGAAGCTGCAGCATCACCAGCCTCTCCAGCAGATCCCCCTTCCCCAAATAGACAATAAACCAGGAGACCTCAGCCATGGG AAAGCAGCACCAGTGGGCAGGGATAACACCATTACTGGTGGTGGGATGGGGGTGGTGAAGAACAGCCGTCGCCGCTGGGGACAGACAGTAAGCAAGACCACAGACAGCTGGGAAGAATCTGACCCGTCAGAAACCGCAGCCTCCAACTCGAAGAAACCCAGCCTGGGGAACGCGGAGGAGGGGAGGGACCCAGTGGAGCTCCGCCCACA ACCCAAAGAGCAGAAACCTCTATATTCCTTCAGCACGGTTACTAAGTTACCCAACAATGTTAAAATTGGACAAATTGACTCCAATCTCCCAGGATCTGCTGCACGGCAGCACTACCTGAGCCAGTCAAGATACTTACCAG GCTTGATTGGGAAGAACCAGACCTCTGCTGCAGAAAAGGAGTTGAGGGGAATGACACTGCGTGACCTTTGGGAGAACTCTTCCAACACTGTACTCGGCCCTATTGGAGGAGGATTGTCTGTCACCAGAGCCGGTGCAG GCAATTTTGTGAGCGCCAAATACAACCTGTCTGGTGCATATATGCCTTCATTCCAAAAGAAAGAGGTGGGCTCAGTGGGACAGAGAATCCAGCTTGCCCCCTTGGTTGGCCAGCAAA ATTACGAGGGCTGGAGGAAAAGGGTGGACAGGACACAGATGGAGGGGAGCAGCTACTCAGCGCTGGGGAAAACCTCTGGGAACCTCCTGACCAGAGCTCCTGCTGTACAGCCTATCCATGGCAGGGTGGACTGGGCCTCCAAATATGGTGGAAATCGCTAG